From Lewinellaceae bacterium:
GCATGCAGGCGCCGGTGGGGTTGTTGAAATTGGGCACAAAGAGGCAGGCGGCGATGGGCATCCGCTTCAGGGCACCTTCCAGGTAATCCAGATCGATGCCGGTTTCGGGATGGACGGGCACTTCCAGCGCCTTCAGCCCGTGGCTTTGCAACACCATGGATACGCCGAAATAACCCGGCGCTTCAATCGCCACCGTATCGCCGGGGCGGGTGAGGGCCTGCAGGCAGAACGACAAGGCCTCCATGCAGCCCTGGGTGGTGATGATGTCATCCGGCGCCGCGCTGCCGCCCCAGTTGAAGGCCAGGCGCGCCAGTTGCTGCCTCAGCCGGCTATTGCCCTGGATGTCGTCGTATTGGATGCAACTGTTGGCGCCCTCGCGCAGGGCTTCCATCATCGACTTGTTTAGCTTGGCCTCGGGCAGATGCTCCAGGGCGGGTGCCGCCACTGAGAGGCGGACGATGCCTTCGGCAGTGAGGTTGCGATACACCTCCCGGATCATTTCATCCACGCTAATGTCCTTCGGCGGCGGCGGCTGGCGCTCTGTAAAGGGCGCCCGGGGCAGTTCCCGGGGCGTGAAGCGCACGTAATAACCCGACTTGGGCCGCGCTTCCACCAGCCCCTTCATCTCCAGTTCGCCGTAGGCCTTAAAAGCCGTGCTCATGCTGATGCCCTGTTCTTCGCTCAGCGTGCGAACCGAGGGTAGCTTATCGCCGGTGCGCAGTACGCCATTGCCGATCATCTGCTCCAGCCGCTCCGCCACCTGGCTGTACAAAAAGCTGTCATGTACTTCCATTCGTCAATCTGTTATGCACAAAAAACAAAAATCTGCATCTGTTTTCTTTTTCCAAAGGTAGGGATATTTGTGGCTGAAATCAAGTGAGTATACTTCATGCTATGTCGCAGCGTCTTTTTCGAAAGGCGCTGCCACTATGAGATCACCCGGCATTTTTTTTGAAATCACCCAAAACTGTTGTACTATGTCACCCGTTGAGATTCTTGGCTACCGCCCGGAGTGGCGGCATCATTTCGAACAATTCAACAAAGCCTGGCTGGAAGAGTACTTCAGCGTAGAGCCCATCGACCGGTGGGTGCTGGAAAACCCGGAAGAGGCCATTTTGAAAGGAGGCGGAGAAATCCTCTTCGCTCGCCTGGATGGGCGCATCATTGGCGCCGTCGCCCTGAAATACAACGAAGCCGGCGTCCTGGAGCTCATCAAGATGGCAATCGAC
This genomic window contains:
- a CDS encoding PLP-dependent aminotransferase family protein; the encoded protein is MEVHDSFLYSQVAERLEQMIGNGVLRTGDKLPSVRTLSEEQGISMSTAFKAYGELEMKGLVEARPKSGYYVRFTPRELPRAPFTERQPPPPKDISVDEMIREVYRNLTAEGIVRLSVAAPALEHLPEAKLNKSMMEALREGANSCIQYDDIQGNSRLRQQLARLAFNWGGSAAPDDIITTQGCMEALSFCLQALTRPGDTVAIEAPGYFGVSMVLQSHGLKALEVPVHPETGIDLDYLEGALKRMPIAACLFVPNFNNPTGACMPDERKERLVQMLLHRNIPLIEDDIYGELYFGKSRPLACKHFDKRGLVLYCSSFSKMLAPGYRVGWCIPGRFKEQVLKQKLAHTVTSATPTHAAMARFLEAGRFGLHMRRLRKALHTQCLRYTQAISNFFPENVRVTRPQGGYTLWLELPPAVNAYALYRRAICHNISIAPGQMFSSDGRFSNYIRLSYGAPFSEEIERSLRVLGGLVREEGE
- a CDS encoding GNAT family N-acetyltransferase, which gives rise to MSPVEILGYRPEWRHHFEQFNKAWLEEYFSVEPIDRWVLENPEEAILKGGGEILFARLDGRIIGAVALKYNEAGVLELIKMAIDKPFRGLGAGKKLCQAAIRKAAEMGAPKLILYSQTRLPAAIAIYRKLGFREIPLDASDFSYERANIKMELELEAMRTRGY